One bacterium genomic window, CTGCGAGATCGCCGTGATCTGCGGCCGCGGCAAGCCCGTCTACGACGGGGCCTACCAGCTCGGCGCCGACCTCGTGCTCGATCCCCTGCGCGGCGGCTACGTGCCGCGGGACGCCGCCGCCGGACGCTGGGACGGCCGCACCCCGGCCGGCCTGCGCCTGACGATCGCCGGCGAGGCGGCCGGCGCCACGCTCGCCGACCTGCTGGAAGAGGTGACGGCATGAGCAAGCGCATCCTCTGCCGCTGCGAGGACGTGACCATCGAGGAGTTCGGCAAGGCCTACCGCGACGGGTTCGCCGAGATGGAAGCGCTCAAGCGCTTCACCGGCGTGGGCACCGGCTTCTGCCAGGGCAAGGGCTGCCTCTGCGAGTCCGCGCTGGAACTGGCGCGCCTGCGCGGCATCGACCCGTCGCAGATCCCGCTCACGAACATCCGCCCGCCCATCGAACCGCTGACCTTCGAGGAGCTGGCGAGCCTGGACCTGCCGCCCCTGATGGGCGAGCTGGAGGCTGCGCTGCCCCGCACCGACCCGGAGGTGGACTCGTGATCCCCCTGCCCGAAGGGCCAGTCCCCGCGACGGCCGACGCGGTCATCGTCGGCGGCGGCATCAACGGCCTGGCCATCGCCTACGAGCTGGCGCGGCGGGGCATGAAGCGCCTCGTCGTGCTGGAGAGGGACTACCTCGGCAGCGGCTCGACCGGGCGTTGCGGCGGCGGCATCCGCCAGCAGTGGACGACCGCGGAGAACATCCGCCTGGCCCAGGAGAGCGTCGCCGCCTACGAGCACCTGGCCGGCGAACTCGGCCTGCAGACGTTCTTCCGCCAGGGCGGCTACCTGATGGTGACCGAGGACGAGTCCCATCTCGACAGCCTGCGCAAGGCCGTCGCCCTGCAGAACTCCTGCCAGGTGCCCAGCCGCTTCCTGGAGCCGCGGGAGTGCCTGGACATCGTGCCGCAGCTGGACATCTC contains:
- a CDS encoding (2Fe-2S)-binding protein — translated: MSKRILCRCEDVTIEEFGKAYRDGFAEMEALKRFTGVGTGFCQGKGCLCESALELARLRGIDPSQIPLTNIRPPIEPLTFEELASLDLPPLMGELEAALPRTDPEVDS